The following are from one region of the Colias croceus chromosome 4, ilColCroc2.1 genome:
- the LOC123691499 gene encoding probable cytosolic iron-sulfur protein assembly protein Ciao1, which yields MAKLELLQSINAHKGIVWNVSWHPTGKIFASCGEDKVINLWNKESQGWAVKTMLVDGHQRTIREVAWSPCGNFLASASFDGTTAVWDKKSGQFECNATLEGHENEVKSVAWSPSGQLLATCGRDKSVWVWEVAGDDEYVCEAVLNAHNQDVKKVAWHPSLEILASASYDNTVKIYKEDQLDSDWNCVATLDSHESTVWSLCFDKTGERLASCSADNTVKIWKEYKPNNELGVSVPNEEAAWKCICTLSGYHTRCIYDIAWCHHTGLLATASGDDIIRIFKEADNSDPNAPTFDLICKKYNAHSQDVNCVKWNPTGNQELISCSDDGEIRVWKFVDE from the exons ATGGCTAAGTTGGAATTACTGCAATCAATAAATGCCCACAAAGGAATAGTTTGGAATGTGTCATGGCATCCTACGGGTAAAATATTTGCTTCATGTGGGGAAGAtaaggtaattaatttatggaaTAAAGAGAGCCAAGGATGGGCAGTCAAGACAATGTTAGTGGATGGTCATCAACGCACAATAAGAGAAGTTGCATGGTCACCATGTGGAAATTTCTTAGCCTCAGCCAGTTTTGATGGTACAACTGCTGTGTGGGACAAAAAAAGTG GTCAGTTTGAATGTAATGCAACATTGGAGGGACATGAGAATGAAGTAAAAAGCGTAGCCTGGTCACCTTCAGGGCAACTCTTGGCAACATGTGGCAGAGATAAATCTGTTTGGGTGTGGGAAGTTGCCGGTGATGATGAATATGTCTGTGAAGCAGTACTGAATGCTCATAATCAAGATGTTAAAAAA GTTGCATGGCATCCTTCATTAGAGATATTAGCTTCTGCCTCATATGATAACACAGTTAAAATTTACAAGGAAGATCAGCTGGACAGCGATTGGAACTGTGTGGCCACACTAGATTCACATGAGTCCACAGTGTGGAGTTTATGTTTTGATAAGACTGGGGAGCGACTTGCTTCTTGCAGTGCTGACAACACTGTAAAAATTTGGAAGGAGTATAAGCCTAATAATGAATTGGGTGTCAGTGTACCTAATGAAGAAGCAGCTTGGAAATGTATATGCACATTATCAGGCTATCATACCAGATGCATTTATGACATTGCTTGGTGTCACCACACTGGTCTTCTAGCAACAGCCAGTGGGGATGACAtaataagaatttttaaagaagCAGACAATTCAGACCCTAATGCACccacttttgatttaatatgcaaaaaatataatgcacATTCTCAAGACGTGAATTGTGTAAAATGGAATCCTACTGGCAACCAAGAGCTTATATCATGCAGTGATGATGGAGAAATTCGAGTTTGGAAATTTGTGGACGAATAA
- the LOC123690978 gene encoding LOW QUALITY PROTEIN: NIF3-like protein 1 (The sequence of the model RefSeq protein was modified relative to this genomic sequence to represent the inferred CDS: substituted 1 base at 1 genomic stop codon) encodes MFFKLSRIVLNKGLHFSKYTSTLSKAAHENMSSLHLSEVIAALENFAPKSLSESWDNTGLLVEPYTPRQISKILLTNDLTEDVALEADNHGCEMIISYHPPIFAPLKSVKQSAWKERVVSLLLEKRISLYSPHTSWDCVKGGVNDWLASAFPVAESSPITPGVDPTTGAGRLLKLEQNISISGAVTRVKHLTGLQHVRLALGKSKVMDGTSVATIALCAGSGGSVLKNVSADLFLTGEMLHHDVLDAAQRGISVILTNHSDSERGFLKEFSLYLQNNLNNKVQVFVSSSDRDPLTTVXCNLNKTQSLNIA; translated from the exons atgttttttaaactatcAAGGATTGTTCTCAATAAGGGACTTCACTTTTCTAAGTATACAAGTACATTGTCCAAGGCTGCACATGAAAATATGTCTAGTTTGCATTTATCTGAAGTAATAGCCGCTTTGGAAAACTTTGCGCCAAAATCTCTATCAGAAAGCTGGGATAATACTGGTCTCTTAGTTGAACCATACACTCCAAG ACAAATCAGCAAGATTTTATTGACAAATGATCTAACAGAAGACGTCGCATTAGAAGCCGATAACCATGGCTGTGAAATGATTATATCATATCATCCTCCAATATTCGCACCTTTGAAATCGGTAAAACAAAG tgcTTGGAAGGAACGGGTTGTTTCGCTATTGTTAGAAAAACGTATATCATTGTATTCTCCTCACACAAGTTGGGATTGCGTGAAGGGTGGTGTCAATGATTGGCTCGCGTCAGCATTCCCCGTGGCCGAATCTTCGCCTATAACCCCTGGAGTCGATCCTACAACAGGAGCTGGAAG ACTTCTAAAACTAGAGCAAAACATTTCGATATCGGGCGCTGTAACAAGAGTTAAGCATCTAACTGGACTGCAGCACGTGCGACTGGCGTTAGGTAAAAGCAAAGTAATGGATGGAACTAGTGTGGCTACAATTGCGTTGTGTGCTGGTTCGGGAGGATCAGTGCTCAAGAATGTATCGGCTGATCTGTTCCTTACgg gTGAAATGTTACACCACGACGTACTTGATGCTGCTCAGAGAGGAATATCTGTTATTTTGACCAATCATTCGGATTCTGAACGAGGATTCTTAAAAGAATTTTCTTTGTATCttcaaaataatcttaataacAAAGTTCAAGTTTTTGTTAGCTCATCCGACAGAGACCCTCTGACAACCGTGTAATGCAATCTGAATAAAACACAAAGTTTAAATATAGCatga
- the LOC123691496 gene encoding uncharacterized protein LOC123691496: protein MRARVLSYSECSCNDRDTKTRDMEVADQWRRQWAGTAEYGKVTEGGVTRRVARAMEVLHASAPGARVKVMRAAYHSTAGPGVPASSYLMQSSRRVITSGYNFSEPLSLPSKPLEVSSTPFESSPEVDVERLNYKVTEPDDIEISEPSKWRASTGKSSIRMPSEESSSADNASIIDLDSRNSSRNTFTKGFRDSEVNEENIKNIHKRNNRVSPLLDAPVTLSTLKYTSLLNGTDEWNNRRKSYSFEDTAPLNNNSYFSNNDTCIMDSSTDSGICKSTEIVNDHINHSEILSRRFSKEKLSDLPEESFQDWLHKNRPNAIKSNRTSPLKDYHREYRSNESNISLQSKGKVTITLPIMVENEDISTINKNDNDRKTKKVGFCKTELHFAAESGTVNIIATDEKGPPSNDFRKKRSVFVPYNNKIDKSITLFGDKSNVPELSANNDIGKIESIDFDENTAATKGILKNKIPKPKPYLLGENMELGISNINENKDSETTFPTAVSLINRNLEIEKRQSISNKILGRESNYILDNDLRTPSSGPLKAEYTFLEKNSTLTDNFDQNIHKQKLSDSAVLNRNRPLQQATTSKSKTRQLRDSDLTYFGIDTDKRSNHITDNLQEEIFHSVKLVQKISNSVCNSEAESDDNPEYQNISKITYSEVPIPKPRTKLLEIPENNQSRILNPILERENEVPHSHRRSRVKKTNDVISSINRSISEPPKRDSYNRRNIIAVKDSSPKRTVASREHVSKNDKSKTTTQPKSNNKQVESLYVNIEAQKDNALKSNSVKKLHEKRLSSSRKENTEGKVPDSSLKITGEKEPYGSIKNKQTKSEYRKPKRTEKLITPDLSHSRNEDFSPKERNIKTKNITNSTSSSYEQSSDPERTRRNLSGIVTAKETIKGNEKKGTIRSSKHISPTSTTSLTKPVKILSTDSTAREKSPIKTRPKELASVADKNNSHSSSKTRRSKYVINYDDKNGTVSSICKINPSQDSLRKDYVPTHNRHTPSDNKTKSKVINKSGFLQIPEQQWISNEKKVHKHLNTKQKFRKHVQKSCQLL from the exons GTGACAGAAGGCGGAGTGACGCGCCGCGTCGCCCGCGCAATGGAAGTTTTGCACGCAAGCGCTCCCGGAGCGCGGGTTAAAGTGATGAGAGCGGCCTACCACTCCACCGCCGGCCCGGGAGTACCAGCTTCCTCATATCTTATGCAGTCATCGAGAAGA gTTATAACATCAGGATATAATTTTTCTGAACCATTATCTTTACCATCAAAACCATTAGAAGTATCGTCTACACCATTTGAATCATCACCAGAGGTAGATGTCGAAAGATTGAATTATAAAGTGACAGAGCCAGATGACATAGAAATATCAGAACCATCAAAGTGGAGGGCTTCAACAGGAAAAAGTTCCATACGAATGCCAAGTGAAGAATCATCGTCAGCAGATAATGCCAGCATAATTGACCTGGATTCGAGGAATAGCAGCAGAAATACATTTACAAAAGGCTTCCGAGATAGTGAAGTTAACGAAGAAAACATTAAGAACATACATAAAAGAAACAATCGAGTTTCTCCACTTTTGGATGCTCCAGTTACATTAAGTACTCTCAAATACACATCTCTCTTAAACGGCACCGATGAATGGAATAATAGACGTAAAAGTTATAGCTTCGAAGATACTGCTCCCTTAAACAATAATAGCTATTTTAGTAATAATGATACATGTATTATGGATTCTTCAACAGATAGTGGTATTTGTAAATCGACTGAAATTGTAAACGATCACATTAATCATTCAGAAATCTTATCAAGGCGATTTAGTAAAGAAAAGTTATCCGATTTGCCAGAAGAATCGTTTCAGGACTGGTTACATAAAAATAGACCCAACGCAATAAAATCTAATCGAACTAGTCCATTAAAAGATTATCACAGAGAGTATCGGTCCAATGAAAGCAATATATCTCTTCAATCAAAAGGGAAAGTTACAATAACATTACCAATTATGGTGGAAAATGAGGATATttcaacaattaataaaaatgataatgatCGCAAAACGAAAAAAGTGGGTTTTTGCAAAACAGAATTGCACTTCGCGGCTGAATCGGGTACTGTAAACATTATTGCAACAGATGAAAAGGGACCACCTTCTAATGATTTTAGGAAAAAGAGGAGTGTATTTGTAccttataacaataaaattgataagtCGATTACGCTTTTCGGAGACAAATCAAATGTACCTGAATTATCAGCAAATAACGATATAGGAAAAATCGAATCTATAGATTTCGATGAGAATACGGCAGCTACAAAAGGTAttctcaaaaataaaattccgAAACCCAAACCATATCTTTTGGGAGAAAATATGGAGCTTGGGATTtctaatattaatgaaaataaagatagTGAAACGACATTTCCAACAGCCGTTTCTCTTATAAATAGAAActtagaaatagaaaaaaggCAAAGcatttctaataaaatacttGGAAGGGAATCAAATTATATTCTTGACAATGATTTGAGGACACCCAGTTCAg GTCCGCTGAAGGCAGAATATACATTCCTAGAAAAAAACAGTACCTTAACTGATAATTTCgatcaaaatatacataaacaaaaattaagtGATTCTGCAGTTTTAAACAGAAATAGGCCTTTACAACAGGCAACCACATCGAAATCTAAAACGCGCCAACTGAGGGACAGTGATTTAACATACTTTGGCATTGATACAGATAAACGATCAAATCATATAACTGATAATCTTCAAGAAGAAATCTTTCACTCTGTAAAACTTGTGCAGAAAATATCGAATAGTGTTTGTAACAGTGAGGCTGAATCAGATGATAATCCGGAATAccaaaatatttcaaagatTACATATTCTGAAGTCCCTATTCCAAAACCGAGAACTAAACTCCTGGAAATACCAGAAAACAATCAAAGCCGAATTCTTAACCCGATATTGGAAAGAGAAAATGAAGTGCCTCACAGTCATCGAAGGTCACGGGTAAAAAAAACGAATGATGTTATTTCTTCTATAAATCGGAGTATTTCTGAACCACCAAAGAGGGATTCATACAATAGACGAAATATTATAGCAGTAAAAGATTCGTCACCAAAACG aaCTGTGGCCAGCCGGGAGCATGTTTCAAAGAATGACAAAAGTAAAACGACCACTCAGCCTAAATCTAATAACAAACAAGTTGAATCGCTTTACGTAAATATTGAAGCTCAAAAAGATAACGCTCTAAAAAGTAATAGTGTGAAAAAACTTCACGAAAAAAGGTTAAGCAGTTCAAGGAAAGAAAATACGGAGGGCAAAGTTCCTGAtagttctttaaaaataacaggTGAGAAAGAACCATATGGGagtataaaaaacaaacaaaccaaaAGCGAGTATCGTAAGCCTAAACGGAcggaaaaattaataacaccTGATCTTTCACATTCACGTAATGAAGATTTTTCCCcaaaagaaagaaatataaaaaccaaaaatattactaatagCACATCAAGTTCTTATGAACAATCATCAGATCCAGAAAGAACTCGTAGGAACTTAAGCGGAATTGTTACTGCCAAGGAAACAATTAAAGGAAACGAAAAGAAAGGAACTATACGATCGAGTAAACATATATCACCAACAAGTACTACTTCATTAACTAAACCTGTGAAAATACTTAGTACTGACTCTACTGCGCGAGAAAAGAGTCCTATAAAAACGAGACCAAAAGAACTTGCCTCTGTagctgataaaaataatagtcaTAGCTCCTCAAAAACACGGAGAAGTAAATATGTTATAAACTATGATGATAAAAATGGAACAGTTTCATCGATCTGCAAGATAAATCCTAGTCAAGATTCTTTAAGAAAGGACTACGTACCGACCCACAACAGACACACACCTAGTGATAATAAGACGAAAagtaaagttataaataaatctggCTTCC TTCAGATTCCAGAGCAACAATGGATTTCAAACGAGAAAAAAGTACATAAACATTtgaatacaaaacaaaaattcaGAAAGCATGTACAAAAATCTTGCCAGTTACTTTAA